From Pseudoalteromonas rubra, one genomic window encodes:
- a CDS encoding GNAT family N-acetyltransferase produces MKNKFRLEHCDLDHQWDSFIATSPHGTPFVHSQFVALLGVKYHAYYCCKGKEKIAAVLLIVDEHEQRVIGHHDVIHDGIMHRDIDHLNRAQRHSELFATQEYIAEYLAERYAQVTLKLHPAIQDIRAFLWVNYHNDGPKYAVTPRYTSVLELDEFTTPLSALEHSDNYSNSSVSRRQEIRYGIKKQVTLSESQDFTLFAHYYGLTMARQGIEINPARLDALAVRIKSLAQQGLLCMYEAHTSNQEIGSFATYLLHGDTAYYFYGANHPEMRDSHTGTAVLWQAFPLLAQKGVSKLDLEGINSPQRGWFKLSFGGNVEPYFHIRLDKTDA; encoded by the coding sequence ATGAAGAATAAGTTTAGGCTTGAGCACTGTGATCTGGACCATCAATGGGACAGCTTTATCGCCACATCTCCCCATGGCACCCCCTTTGTTCATAGCCAATTCGTCGCTTTACTGGGTGTGAAATATCACGCCTATTACTGCTGCAAAGGCAAAGAAAAAATTGCCGCGGTGTTGCTGATCGTGGATGAGCATGAACAACGCGTCATCGGTCATCATGACGTGATCCATGACGGGATAATGCATCGCGATATAGATCACCTGAATCGCGCCCAGCGTCATTCGGAGTTATTTGCCACACAAGAGTACATTGCTGAGTATCTTGCTGAACGCTATGCTCAGGTGACCCTGAAACTACACCCGGCTATCCAGGACATTCGCGCATTTTTATGGGTTAACTATCACAACGATGGCCCTAAGTATGCTGTAACACCCCGCTACACGTCTGTGCTTGAGTTGGACGAGTTTACTACTCCTTTGTCAGCACTTGAGCACTCCGACAACTATAGCAATAGCTCGGTGTCAAGGCGGCAGGAGATCCGCTACGGTATCAAGAAACAGGTTACGCTCAGTGAGTCGCAGGACTTTACCTTATTTGCTCACTATTACGGACTCACCATGGCGCGCCAGGGCATTGAAATTAACCCTGCTCGATTGGATGCACTCGCGGTGAGAATAAAAAGCCTGGCACAACAGGGCCTGCTCTGTATGTATGAGGCACACACCAGTAACCAGGAAATAGGCAGCTTTGCGACCTACTTACTCCATGGGGATACAGCCTATTATTTTTATGGTGCAAATCACCCAGAAATGCGCGATAGCCATACGGGTACAGCCGTGTTATGGCAAGCTTTTCCGCTACTTGCCCAAAAAGGCGTGTCAAAGTTAGACTTAGAGGGCATTAACAGTCCCCAGCGGGGCTGGTTCAAGTTAAGCTTTGGAGGCAATGTCGAGCCTTATTTTCACATCCGGCTGGACAAAACCGACGCTTAA
- a CDS encoding class I SAM-dependent methyltransferase — MSFCQNWDQLYRNNQHMSVWPWSEIVSGALRNTRLRDGDETFTILEVGCGAGANFPFFLSYCPTVYGIDGSDFIIGELKSRFTDIANNLYAGDFTQPWPFEAQFDLIVDRGASVHNPVRSIQRYLDQAYDSLKPGGVLLVTDWFSTEHSDYAKAPESVDKYTKTGYTWGPFAGVGNVNFFDAELIHQLVSKFEIVSLSHSQSNEYGSDSVHAAWSMVLKKPAHEE, encoded by the coding sequence ATGTCATTTTGTCAAAACTGGGATCAACTGTATCGCAATAATCAACACATGTCCGTATGGCCATGGAGTGAAATTGTAAGTGGTGCCCTGCGTAACACACGCCTGAGAGACGGCGATGAAACATTCACAATTCTGGAAGTAGGATGTGGCGCGGGTGCGAACTTTCCGTTTTTTCTGTCTTATTGTCCAACCGTGTATGGCATCGATGGTAGTGACTTCATCATCGGCGAGCTGAAAAGCCGCTTCACAGACATCGCCAACAACTTGTACGCAGGTGACTTTACGCAACCCTGGCCCTTTGAGGCACAATTCGATTTAATTGTCGATCGCGGAGCATCCGTGCACAATCCGGTCCGTAGCATTCAGCGCTATCTGGACCAGGCATACGACAGCCTCAAACCTGGTGGCGTGTTGTTAGTCACAGACTGGTTTAGTACTGAACACTCCGACTATGCAAAAGCGCCAGAGTCAGTCGACAAGTACACCAAAACGGGTTACACCTGGGGCCCGTTCGCAGGTGTCGGCAATGTCAACTTTTTCGATGCTGAGCTTATCCACCAGCTCGTATCAAAATTTGAAATAGTCTCCCTCAGTCACTCTCAGTCTAACGAGTATGGCAGTGATAGCGTCCATGCGGCGTGGAGTATGGTACTGAAAAAGCCCGCTCATGAAGAATAA
- a CDS encoding nucleotidyltransferase family protein yields MKAILLAAGLGTRLKPITDSTPKCLVPINEQPLLGLWIDKLVHLGVSDILINTHYFSEQVEAFVATHPHKARITLSYEPELLGTAGTLIRNHTFWRGEPCMVIHADNYCLSPLQAMLQAHQQRQAHTDATLLLFETQTPQSCGIVKLDAYQVVREFHEKVANPPGNLASGALFIFGPTVYDKYFSHLTPDHHYELSVDIVPNMVNKLQGWLVDDHYIDIGTPESYIQAQSLVSQLR; encoded by the coding sequence ATGAAAGCCATCTTACTCGCAGCAGGATTAGGTACGCGCCTAAAACCGATCACCGACTCAACACCAAAATGTCTGGTTCCCATTAATGAACAACCTTTGCTGGGCCTTTGGATAGATAAACTGGTTCATCTGGGGGTAAGCGACATTCTCATCAATACCCATTATTTTAGTGAGCAAGTTGAAGCTTTTGTCGCAACCCACCCTCACAAAGCACGCATCACACTGAGCTATGAGCCAGAGCTACTTGGCACAGCCGGTACCCTGATCCGCAACCACACCTTCTGGCGTGGCGAGCCGTGCATGGTTATTCATGCCGATAATTACTGTCTCAGCCCGCTTCAGGCCATGCTTCAGGCACACCAACAACGTCAGGCACATACAGATGCAACACTGTTACTCTTTGAAACTCAAACGCCACAAAGTTGTGGAATTGTAAAACTGGATGCGTATCAGGTTGTCCGTGAATTTCACGAGAAAGTTGCCAATCCGCCAGGAAACCTCGCCAGTGGCGCCCTGTTTATATTTGGTCCAACTGTATACGACAAATACTTTTCTCACTTAACACCGGACCATCATTATGAGCTAAGTGTGGATATCGTGCCAAATATGGTTAATAAGCTCCAGGGCTGGCTTGTAGACGACCATTACATTGATATCGGCACCCCTGAAAGCTACATTCAGGCGCAAAGCTTGGTGAGCCAATTGCGCTAA
- a CDS encoding PfkB family carbohydrate kinase, with protein MEKMTHKPKRVLVQGNFDVLHPGHIRLLNFARDCGDELIVAINTDSAMAVKSRVKEKHRLEIVQSLECVDEAFLTDQPPEQVVEQHQPAIVVKGKEFETRHNAELSTLQQYGGKLVFGSGEFETNADHYIRRTTSVGRNFDYQEAKQFAQRHSITQSDLVSLFESMRALRVLVIGEVIVDEYVQGTAVGLSQEDPTIVMTPNRKDRFLGGAAITAGHIKALGAKDVTLASVLGEDNTAFYATENISDYQVEPLFFTDTSRPTPLKTRYRAGNKTLLRVNQVRQHKIARELQEQIYSAIEKKLDTTDLLVFSDFNYGVLPQPLVERLSAACQQRNIRMVADSQTSSQVGDISRYCGMDLLTPTEREVRVALNNTDDGLVILAQKLIEKTQSQNLVITLAEEGILVHKPDLPVQKWENDRLPALNPNAVDPAGAGDCLLAASSLALVAGANIWQACYLGSLAAACQVASLGNTPLSSSILEKAVKDSFS; from the coding sequence ATGGAAAAAATGACTCATAAGCCAAAACGCGTGTTAGTACAGGGCAATTTTGATGTGCTCCATCCGGGTCACATCAGACTGCTCAATTTCGCCCGGGATTGTGGTGATGAGCTCATTGTCGCAATCAATACTGATTCAGCAATGGCTGTAAAAAGCCGGGTAAAAGAAAAACACCGTTTGGAAATTGTGCAGTCGCTTGAATGTGTTGACGAGGCTTTTCTGACCGATCAGCCGCCGGAGCAGGTCGTAGAGCAACACCAACCAGCCATTGTTGTTAAAGGAAAAGAGTTTGAAACCCGGCACAATGCCGAGTTGAGTACGCTGCAGCAATATGGTGGTAAATTGGTGTTCGGCTCTGGTGAATTTGAGACCAATGCTGACCATTATATTCGTCGCACCACTTCAGTTGGACGAAATTTTGACTACCAGGAAGCCAAGCAATTTGCACAACGTCATAGCATCACACAATCCGACTTAGTCAGCCTGTTTGAAAGTATGCGGGCCTTGCGGGTGCTCGTGATTGGTGAGGTTATTGTCGATGAGTACGTGCAAGGTACAGCCGTCGGATTATCTCAGGAAGACCCCACCATAGTGATGACACCTAACCGTAAAGACAGGTTTCTGGGTGGGGCAGCCATCACTGCCGGGCATATCAAAGCACTGGGTGCCAAAGATGTGACACTGGCTTCGGTGCTGGGTGAGGATAATACGGCCTTCTACGCCACTGAGAATATCTCAGATTATCAGGTCGAGCCCTTGTTTTTTACCGATACAAGCCGCCCTACCCCACTAAAAACCAGATACCGGGCCGGTAACAAAACACTGCTGCGTGTTAATCAGGTCAGACAGCATAAAATTGCACGAGAATTACAGGAACAAATCTACAGCGCCATCGAGAAAAAGCTCGATACCACTGATCTCCTGGTCTTTTCCGACTTCAATTATGGCGTATTGCCTCAACCTCTGGTAGAGCGCTTAAGTGCCGCATGTCAGCAGCGTAACATTCGTATGGTTGCGGATAGCCAGACCTCTTCTCAGGTGGGTGACATTTCACGCTACTGTGGGATGGACTTGCTAACCCCGACCGAACGAGAAGTGCGCGTAGCACTGAATAATACCGATGATGGTCTCGTGATTCTGGCGCAAAAGCTCATCGAAAAGACACAGAGCCAAAATTTGGTTATAACCCTGGCCGAGGAAGGCATACTGGTGCATAAACCCGATCTACCTGTACAAAAATGGGAAAATGATCGCTTACCGGCGCTCAATCCCAACGCTGTTGATCCTGCTGGTGCTGGTGATTGCTTGCTTGCGGCAAGCTCGCTGGCGCTGGTTGCGGGTGCCAACATATGGCAAGCCTGTTACCTTGGTAGCCTGGCAGCAGCCTGTCAGGTTGCGTCATTGGGGAATACGCCTCTGTCATCCAGCATACTAGAAAAAGCCGTCAAGGACTCGTTCAGTTAA
- a CDS encoding sugar nucleotide-binding protein yields MAEDQQLTPIIFGASGLLGSHLYRHFVSTRPNSIGTYGHNPQPGMQQFQLQEHTLSDLTLDTSCQYIAIICASLTNIGAINAEPEKAAQVNVEATLALIKALHQQQIPIIFVSSDNVFTGDTGGYTDDSLAPAVSEYGKQKRCVENALMSLTEGQACILRLAKIIGSPGADGTILNDIAGQINAGVPVKAATDLIFNPTDIKDIVRAVDMLVALNAKGLFNFCNPQSFSRYDLAQMMASALRSDTPLQAIRFSDLDPSGKRPLNTTMINSARFSEFNFTSVQTCIETGIRQWKK; encoded by the coding sequence ATGGCAGAAGATCAGCAATTAACACCGATTATATTTGGTGCCAGTGGGCTGCTGGGCAGCCACTTATATCGCCATTTCGTTTCAACACGACCGAATTCGATTGGCACTTACGGCCATAATCCACAACCTGGTATGCAACAGTTTCAGCTCCAGGAGCATACGCTGTCCGATCTAACGCTGGATACTTCATGCCAATACATTGCCATTATTTGCGCTTCACTCACCAACATTGGCGCCATTAACGCTGAGCCGGAAAAAGCTGCCCAAGTAAATGTGGAAGCAACACTAGCCTTAATCAAAGCGCTTCATCAACAGCAGATCCCGATTATCTTTGTCTCTTCAGACAATGTCTTTACCGGTGATACGGGAGGCTATACCGACGATAGCTTAGCACCAGCCGTTTCCGAATATGGCAAACAAAAACGCTGTGTTGAAAACGCGCTAATGTCACTCACCGAGGGTCAGGCCTGTATCCTACGCCTTGCAAAAATCATAGGCAGCCCGGGTGCAGACGGTACTATTCTCAATGATATCGCAGGCCAGATAAACGCTGGTGTGCCGGTAAAGGCTGCCACTGATTTGATTTTTAACCCAACTGACATAAAAGATATTGTCCGAGCTGTCGACATGCTGGTAGCGCTAAACGCCAAAGGCCTCTTTAACTTTTGTAACCCACAATCGTTTAGCCGTTATGATCTAGCACAGATGATGGCCAGCGCATTGCGCAGTGACACACCGCTGCAAGCAATCCGTTTTTCAGATTTGGACCCAAGTGGTAAACGCCCCCTGAACACAACCATGATAAACTCTGCACGCTTCTCTGAGTTTAATTTTACCTCTGTGCAAACTTGTATTGAAACCGGTATCAGGCAATGGAAAAAATGA
- a CDS encoding Gfo/Idh/MocA family protein, translating into MQTSSAKIKLGFIGAGFIGQVAHIENYAQLDDCELHGIADLRPELLAQVASKFGFNKTYADHHALLEDDDIDAVIVVTARAHTVEVVKDCLLAGKHVFSEKPMAGNSKDASALVELAKARQLVYCVGYMKRFDAGIVKAKAVFAQLIDNQELGELLQVNAHCYMGDSYCKAGGYIHSQQARPQMPDEADFAPSWLTSAHRPLFARYVNVHSHLLNLLRYFLNCDMEVEYFNFLSAKAHVCVLRTDRQLVTLHTGEVDQKDWQEQCTFVFERGQLQITLPPALLRNVPAQVELQRNGDITEKTQYQVPWSWAFKEQAQAFLEALKQQNLSSPIAASEALSDIQLAEAIWQKISN; encoded by the coding sequence ATGCAGACTTCATCGGCTAAAATAAAACTGGGCTTCATTGGGGCCGGCTTCATTGGCCAGGTCGCGCACATTGAGAACTATGCGCAACTAGACGATTGTGAGCTGCATGGTATCGCGGATCTACGTCCAGAGTTGTTGGCACAAGTTGCCAGCAAATTTGGTTTTAATAAGACCTATGCCGATCATCATGCACTGCTTGAAGACGATGACATCGATGCCGTTATCGTGGTAACAGCACGTGCTCACACTGTAGAAGTCGTCAAAGATTGCTTGCTTGCCGGAAAACATGTGTTCAGTGAAAAACCCATGGCCGGTAACAGTAAAGATGCAAGTGCATTAGTCGAGTTGGCTAAAGCCCGACAGCTTGTTTACTGCGTGGGCTACATGAAACGATTTGATGCAGGCATTGTCAAAGCGAAGGCCGTCTTTGCCCAGCTGATCGACAATCAAGAGTTAGGTGAGTTGCTACAGGTCAACGCACACTGCTACATGGGCGATAGCTATTGCAAAGCAGGGGGTTATATTCACTCTCAGCAGGCACGCCCGCAGATGCCCGATGAGGCAGACTTTGCACCTAGCTGGCTCACGAGTGCACATCGCCCGCTGTTCGCGCGTTATGTCAACGTCCACTCTCACTTATTGAATTTACTCAGGTATTTTCTAAACTGTGACATGGAAGTAGAGTACTTTAACTTTTTGTCGGCAAAAGCTCATGTGTGTGTTTTGCGTACTGACCGCCAGCTTGTCACTTTGCATACCGGTGAAGTAGATCAAAAAGACTGGCAGGAACAATGCACATTTGTGTTTGAGCGTGGTCAGTTACAGATCACTTTGCCGCCGGCTCTGTTACGTAATGTGCCAGCGCAGGTCGAGCTACAACGCAATGGTGACATCACGGAAAAAACACAGTATCAGGTCCCCTGGTCCTGGGCATTTAAAGAGCAGGCTCAGGCATTCCTTGAGGCACTGAAACAACAGAACCTTAGCAGCCCCATCGCTGCGAGTGAGGCACTATCCGACATTCAACTTGCAGAGGCAATATGGCAGAAGATCAGCAATTAA
- a CDS encoding class I SAM-dependent methyltransferase encodes MNKITQQLTQLRDNCRLCLSKDVQVAIPFKPTPLAEKYAQNKTDASAPALPVDLYICNECGHVQILDVVEPEYLWADYTYHSGQTQGIIDHFKDVSELILEKYGPLPQPFVLDVGSNDGTFLKCFKEKGFKVLGIDPASDIAAQATRNGIETIADLMTAENGQKIVNQHGQASLVTAFNVFAHADEMRDLLKGIATTLADDGLFVFEVSYLKDIIDKMLIGTIFHEHLCNHSLKPMINFLATEGLEVIHVEHVSIQGGSIIGFAQHKSGPRPVQPSVAQMIDQEDACDLHSMTTMNSFVARFDAMKEQAKALIAKHQPGVIAAYGAARSGPMLLTQYDIGADITEIYDDHSQKVGRYTPGDSILVEPTAKLMDTMPTLTVILAWIHAKAIVKKHLDYLEHGGAFLTLTPQVVLITKENYADFIG; translated from the coding sequence ATGAATAAAATCACTCAACAATTAACTCAACTGCGCGATAACTGTCGCCTCTGTCTTAGCAAGGATGTTCAGGTTGCTATTCCATTTAAGCCGACGCCGCTTGCTGAAAAGTATGCACAGAATAAAACTGACGCCTCTGCACCTGCTTTGCCCGTTGATTTGTACATTTGTAATGAATGTGGCCACGTGCAAATCCTTGACGTCGTCGAACCGGAATACCTTTGGGCTGATTACACTTACCATTCAGGCCAGACTCAGGGGATCATTGACCATTTTAAAGACGTGTCAGAGCTGATCCTAGAAAAGTATGGTCCACTTCCTCAGCCCTTTGTGCTTGATGTAGGCAGTAATGACGGAACCTTCCTAAAGTGCTTTAAAGAAAAAGGCTTCAAAGTGTTGGGGATTGATCCTGCCAGCGATATTGCCGCTCAGGCAACCCGCAACGGTATCGAAACAATCGCGGATTTAATGACGGCCGAAAACGGACAAAAAATTGTTAACCAACACGGTCAGGCCTCATTGGTGACTGCATTTAACGTATTTGCACATGCCGACGAAATGCGAGATCTACTCAAAGGCATTGCAACAACCCTGGCGGATGATGGTTTATTTGTGTTTGAAGTATCCTATCTCAAAGACATCATAGACAAGATGCTCATTGGTACCATCTTTCATGAGCATCTGTGTAACCACTCTCTCAAACCAATGATTAACTTCCTCGCGACAGAAGGACTGGAAGTGATCCACGTTGAACATGTCTCGATTCAGGGTGGCTCCATCATAGGGTTTGCGCAGCATAAATCAGGCCCTCGTCCGGTTCAGCCATCAGTTGCACAAATGATTGATCAAGAAGACGCCTGCGACTTGCACAGTATGACCACAATGAATTCATTCGTTGCACGTTTTGATGCCATGAAAGAGCAAGCAAAAGCCCTGATTGCCAAGCACCAACCAGGTGTCATTGCAGCATACGGCGCGGCGCGCAGCGGCCCTATGCTGTTAACGCAATATGACATTGGCGCGGATATCACAGAAATCTACGACGATCATTCACAAAAGGTGGGACGCTATACACCGGGAGACAGTATTCTCGTTGAGCCAACGGCAAAGTTAATGGACACCATGCCGACGTTGACAGTCATACTGGCTTGGATCCATGCCAAAGCCATTGTCAAAAAGCACCTGGATTACCTTGAACACGGTGGCGCGTTTTTAACCTTAACACCGCAAGTTGTACTGATCACGAAAGAGAACTATGCAGACTTCATCGGCTAA